One Chaetodon trifascialis isolate fChaTrf1 chromosome 21, fChaTrf1.hap1, whole genome shotgun sequence genomic window carries:
- the cops3 gene encoding COP9 signalosome complex subunit 3, translated as MASALEQFVNNVRQLSAQGQMTQLCELINKSGELLAKNLSHLDTVLGALDIQEHSLGVLAVLFVKFSMPNIPDFETLFSQVQLFISTCNGEHIRYATDTFAGLCHQLTNALVERKQPLRGVVVLKQAIDKMQMNTNQLTSVHADLCQLCLLAKCFKPALPFLELDMMDICKENGAYDAKHFLCYYYYGGMIYTGLKNFERALYFYEQAITTPAMAVSHIMLEAYKKYILVSLILHGKVQPLPKYTSQIVGRFIKPLSNAYHELAQVYTTNNPAELRSVVNKHSETFTRDNNTGLVKQCLSSLYKKNIQRLTKTFLTLSLQDMASRVQLSGPQEAEKYVLHMIEDGEIYASINQKDGMVCFHDNPEKYNNPAMLHKIDQEMLKCIELDEKLKSMDQEITVNPQFVQKSMGSQEDDVGSKTSSYS; from the exons GCCAGATGACTCAGCTGTGTGAGTTGATCAACAAGAGTGGGGAGCTGCTGGCCAAAAATCTGTCCCACCTGGACACGGTGCTGGGGGCCTTGGACATCCAGGAGCACTCCCTGGGCGTGCTGGCTGTGCT ATTTGTGAAGTTCTCCATGCCAAACATCCCTGACTTTGAGACGCTCTTTTCCCAAGTCCAGCTCTTCATCAGTACCTGCAATGGGGAGCACATTAGATATGCAACAGACACTT TTGCTGGTCTCTGCCACCAGTTGACAAATGCCCTTGTAGAGCGGAAACAG CCATTGAGGGGTGTTGTCGTCCTAAAACAGGCAATAGACAAAATGCAGATGAACACAAACCAACTTACCTCAGTTCATGCAGACCTGTGTCAG CTGTGCTTGTTAGCAAAGTGCTTCAAGCCCGCCCTGCCCTTCTTGGAGTTGGACATGATGGACATCTGTAAGGAGAACGGAGCTTACGACGCAAAGCACTTTTTATGTTACTACTACTATGGTGGCATGATCTACACGGGCCTCAAAAACTTCGAAAGAGCACTGTATTTTTATGAACAG GCAATAACCACTCCAGCCATGGCAGTGAGCCACATCATGTTGGAAGCCTATAAGAAATACATCCTGGTGTCACTCATTCTCCACGGCAAAGTGCAGCCGCTGCCCAAATACACCTCACAGATAGTAGGGAGGTTCATCAAG CCCCTGAGCAACGCATACCACGAGTTAGCTCAGGTTTACACCACCAACAACCCGGCCGAGCTGCGCAGCGTGgtcaacaaacacagtgaaacctTCACACGAGACAACAACACAGGCCTGGTCAAACAGTGCCTCTCCTCCCTCTACAAGAAGAACATCCAGAGGTTAACAAAG ACCTTCCTGACGCTGTCTTTGCAAGACATGGCAAGTCGAGTGCAATTGTCAGGCCCGCAAGAAGCAGAGAAATACGTCTTACACATG ATTGAAGATGGTGAGATCTACGCTAGCATTAACCAAAAGGATGGCATGGTCTGCTTCCACGACAACCCCGAGAAATACAACAACCCAGCAATGCTCCACAAAATTGATCAAGAG atGTTGAAATGTATAGAGCTGGATGAGAAACTAAAGTCTATGGATCAAGAAATCACAGTAAACCCACAATTTGTGCAGAAG